The following proteins are co-located in the Spirosoma montaniterrae genome:
- a CDS encoding sodium:solute symporter family protein, with the protein MLLTFIALYLLSNIAVGVWAARRVTTSQDFVLAGRQLPLLLAASVTFATWFGSETLMGAPAMFVEGGIQAVIEEPFGSALCLFLVGAFFTRPLYRMGITTFCDYFRIRFGRSAELLSAVMVIPSYFSWIAAQLIAIGIVLSVVTEVPREYCILFSAVVVMVYTLLGGMWSISITDFFHNLIIVLALVVLGVGLWQDVGGWETIQQRTRPGFFRFLPETTPKAWVEYFAAWFTIGLGSIPQQDIFQRVMAAKTEDTSVRASFLASGLYLTIAMLPLFIALIATMLHPDLPKDKQMIIPNMVMQHGSLPLQILFFGAVSSAILSVSSGAILAPATVFGENIVKFFRPDIDDPTLLRTIRWAIVVITAICVWMSTTRDTNIFDLVGESSAFSLVSLFVPLTAGIYWKRANLTGCLWSMAVGLSVWLLCIWLDTEYPPMMWGFAASALAMVGGSLVAGERVKE; encoded by the coding sequence ATGCTCCTTACTTTTATTGCCCTATACCTGCTCTCAAACATTGCCGTTGGTGTGTGGGCCGCCCGGCGCGTAACGACGTCGCAGGATTTTGTGCTGGCGGGTCGGCAGTTGCCGCTGCTGCTGGCGGCATCGGTCACGTTTGCTACGTGGTTCGGTTCCGAAACGCTGATGGGTGCCCCGGCCATGTTCGTAGAGGGCGGCATTCAGGCAGTGATTGAAGAGCCGTTTGGCTCGGCCTTGTGCCTGTTTCTGGTGGGCGCGTTTTTTACCCGACCACTCTACCGCATGGGCATCACCACCTTCTGCGATTACTTCCGCATCCGGTTTGGGCGGTCGGCAGAGTTGCTGTCGGCGGTGATGGTGATTCCATCGTATTTTAGCTGGATTGCGGCCCAGCTCATTGCTATCGGCATCGTACTGAGCGTTGTTACCGAGGTGCCGCGTGAGTACTGTATTCTGTTCAGTGCGGTGGTCGTGATGGTTTATACATTGCTGGGTGGCATGTGGTCGATTTCCATAACCGACTTTTTCCACAACCTGATTATCGTGCTGGCTCTGGTAGTACTGGGCGTGGGATTGTGGCAGGACGTAGGCGGCTGGGAAACCATTCAGCAGCGCACCCGACCCGGCTTTTTCCGGTTTCTGCCCGAAACCACGCCCAAAGCATGGGTTGAGTACTTCGCGGCCTGGTTCACGATTGGGCTGGGCAGCATTCCGCAACAGGATATTTTTCAGCGCGTGATGGCGGCTAAAACCGAAGATACGTCGGTGAGGGCGTCGTTCCTGGCATCGGGACTATACCTGACCATTGCTATGCTGCCGCTGTTTATTGCCCTGATTGCTACAATGTTGCACCCCGATTTGCCGAAAGATAAGCAGATGATTATTCCGAATATGGTGATGCAGCACGGCAGTTTGCCGCTCCAGATTTTATTTTTCGGTGCCGTATCGTCGGCGATTCTGAGCGTATCGAGCGGGGCGATTCTGGCTCCTGCCACGGTTTTTGGCGAAAATATCGTGAAGTTTTTTCGGCCCGACATTGACGATCCAACGTTGCTACGGACTATCCGCTGGGCTATCGTTGTCATCACAGCCATTTGCGTCTGGATGAGCACCACGCGTGATACCAACATTTTCGACCTCGTGGGTGAATCGTCGGCATTCAGTTTGGTCTCATTGTTTGTGCCGCTTACGGCGGGTATTTACTGGAAACGCGCCAACCTGACCGGTTGCCTGTGGTCAATGGCTGTTGGCTTAAGCGTTTGGCTGCTGTGTATCTGGCTCGATACAGAATATCCGCCGATGATGTGGGGTTTTGCTGCCAGCGCACTGGCGATGGTAGGGGGGAGTTTGGTGGCCGGCGAAAGAGTGAAAGAGTGA
- a CDS encoding inositol oxygenase family protein yields MNTFPVQNPLTSLDVWEDDLLTRYPQPEHKAKEDYRNYDNPERDTVREFYRLNHTYQTYDFVREKEREFLAFNKKELPVWGAMEFLNTLVDDSDPDTDLDQLQHLLQTAEAIRADGHPDWFVLTGFLHDMGKVLCLFGEPQWAVVGDTFPVGCAHSDKIVYPEYFANNPDTYDERYNTKYGVYEPNCGLRNVHMSWGHDEYLYQIMKDYLPEPALYMMRYHSFYAQHREEAYDHLMDDHDRAMFAWVRKFNPYDLYSKSPKPPVVSELKPYYEDLIAKYLPATLRL; encoded by the coding sequence ATGAACACGTTCCCTGTTCAAAATCCACTCACCAGCCTCGACGTTTGGGAAGACGACCTGCTGACGCGCTACCCGCAGCCGGAGCATAAGGCGAAGGAAGATTATCGCAACTACGATAACCCGGAGCGCGACACGGTGCGGGAATTCTACCGGCTCAATCATACCTACCAAACGTATGACTTCGTGCGTGAGAAAGAGCGCGAGTTTCTGGCGTTTAACAAGAAAGAACTACCGGTTTGGGGCGCAATGGAGTTCCTGAATACGCTCGTGGACGACTCCGACCCCGATACCGACCTCGACCAGCTACAGCACTTGCTGCAAACCGCCGAAGCCATCCGCGCCGACGGCCATCCCGACTGGTTTGTGCTGACCGGGTTTCTGCACGACATGGGCAAAGTGCTGTGTTTGTTCGGCGAACCGCAGTGGGCCGTTGTGGGCGATACGTTCCCGGTCGGGTGCGCGCATTCGGATAAGATCGTGTACCCCGAATACTTCGCCAATAATCCCGACACCTACGACGAGCGGTATAATACCAAATACGGCGTATATGAGCCAAACTGCGGTCTTCGTAACGTACACATGTCGTGGGGCCACGATGAATATCTGTACCAGATTATGAAGGATTACCTCCCCGAACCGGCTCTGTACATGATGCGTTACCACTCGTTCTACGCCCAGCACCGCGAAGAAGCTTACGACCATCTGATGGACGACCATGACCGGGCCATGTTTGCGTGGGTGCGCAAGTTCAACCCCTACGATTTGTACTCCAAAAGCCCCAAACCGCCCGTAGTGAGCGAGTTGAAACCGTATTACGAAGACCTGATTGCCAAGTATTTACCTGCTACGTTGCGGTTATAA